A stretch of Vannielia litorea DNA encodes these proteins:
- a CDS encoding cupin domain-containing protein, with amino-acid sequence MTVKNHFPASETELFDAGGGLTRRVGAYADNAMIVEVHFEKGANFAPHHHPHEQITYVISGRFEFTIGDKTYVVGPGDSLYKQPNVVHGATCLEAGTLLDVFTPHREDFL; translated from the coding sequence ATGACCGTGAAAAACCACTTTCCTGCCAGCGAGACCGAGCTCTTCGATGCCGGCGGCGGGCTGACCCGCAGGGTTGGCGCCTATGCCGACAACGCGATGATCGTCGAGGTGCACTTCGAGAAGGGCGCCAACTTCGCGCCCCACCACCACCCGCACGAGCAGATCACCTATGTGATCTCGGGCCGCTTCGAGTTCACCATCGGTGACAAGACCTATGTCGTCGGGCCGGGGGACTCGCTCTACAAGCAGCCCAACGTCGTGCACGGCGCCACCTGTCTCGAGGCGGGCACGCTGCTGGATGTCTTCACACCGCACCGCGAAGACTTTCTCTGA